In Prunus dulcis chromosome 2, ALMONDv2, whole genome shotgun sequence, a single genomic region encodes these proteins:
- the LOC117618119 gene encoding F-box protein At5g65850-like translates to MEKPELNSITIGALPPEILIDILWRLPVNSICSMRCVSKAFLKTVDDPSLATMHMRRRFLTSSTTTTEVPRLVVLDESPFHQHDTLYPLKYNGKKLLTKSKQAIVSYFGSRRRFYSAAFVFCNLFGFTGHNPEHGRSCFRGLNLEHGRSCLLVNPFRGEVLILPSASDVQVPSNSPSDVDWYGMGFDNITCSFKIVRVSTNKKDYLAAEVLVLGTSSWQKLPTVPPCIPTYKSAYAHGHMHWLVHGDDGSSVRILSFDFQKEEFYLTPPPASLGKNPDLWKFLHLLNFKGSLALVNLSSLEDRHLKIWGRKSVEIWGLKNYDNKAWELNYKFDLKQDLFAPLKPTSLSKCGEWEHGIFFNDESDCSTTTFFVDLRRISMKCVLLKGKMAIHSCTDSMISLKNYGDLVDAKEPKRTRNGITEFPMSQRTWRNMVNAAEVSERDLLYLKAQTKSARISYNEKDLF, encoded by the coding sequence ATGGAGAAGCCAGAACTAAACTCAATAACAATCGGCGCTCTACCGCCGGAAATTCTTATCGACATCCTTTGGAGACTGCCCGTCAATTCGATTTGTTCCATGAGATGTGTATCTAAGGCCTTTTTAAAGACGGTTGACGACCCCTCTCTTGCGACAATGCACATGCGGCGTCGTTTTCTAACTAGTTCTACTACTACCACTGAAGTTCCTCGACTTGTTGTTCTTGATGAGTCTCCTTTTCATCAACATGACACGTTGTATCCATTGAAATACAACGGcaaaaaattattgacaaAGAGCAAACAGGCAATTGTTTCCTATTTCGGATCCAGACGACGTTTCTATTCAGCTGCATTTGTTTTCTGCAACTTGTTTGGCTTTACTGGTCATAATCCCGAGCATGGAAGGTCATGCTTTAGGGGTCTTAATCTGGAGCATGGGAGGTCATGCTTGTTGGTGAATCCTTTCAGGGGAGAAGTTCTAATTCTCCCATCAGCAAGTGACGTCCAAGTTCCATCTAATAGTCCCAGCGATGTTGATTGGTATGGCATGGGATTTGATAATATAACATGTAGCTTCAAGATTGTTCGTGTTTCCACCAATAAAAAAGATTACTTGGCAGCCGAAGTTCTTGTATTGGGTACAAGCTCATGGCAGAAATTACCTACAGTTCCTCCTTGCATTCCAACCTACAAGTCCGCATATGCACATGGACACATGCATTGGTTGGTCCATGGAGATGACGGATCATCCGTACGTATACTTTCTTTTGACTTTCAGAAGGAAGAGTTCTATTTAACACCTCCTCCTGCCTCCTTGGGTAAAAATCCAGATCTCTGGAAATTTCTTCACTTGCTTAATTTCAAGGGATCTTTGGCACTAGTGAATCTTTCTTCACTTGAAGATAGACATCTGAAGATATGGGGAAGAAAATCTGTTGAGATATGGGGATTGAAAAATTACGATAACAAAGCGTGGGAGCTAAATTATAAATTCGATTTGAAACAAGATCTTTTTGCACCTTTGAAGCCTACTAGTCTTTCTAAGTGTGGCGAATGGGAGCACGGCATATTTTTCAATGACGAGAGTGATTGCAGTACAACTACATTCTTTGTGGATCTAAGACGTATTTCTATGAAGTGTGTACTACTCAAAGGTAAAATGGCAATCCATAGTTGTACGGACAGCATGATTTCTCTAAAGAATTATGGAGATTTGGTTGATGCAAAAGAACCAAAGAGGACAAGAAATGGAATTACTGAATTCCCCATGTCTCAAAGAACTTGGAGGAATATGGTTAACGCTGCAGAAGTAAGTGAGAGAGATTTACTTTACTTGAAAGCACAGACGAAGTCTGCACGTATTTCTTACAATGAGAAGGACTTGTTTTAG